The genomic DNA AGCCTAAATGTTCGGGCTCTCTCCATTTTATATATTTATTATTATTCAGCAGCTACTTCCCATTGAACTAATGCTTCATGATACGCTTGTAAAACTGCATCTTCTAAAACTTGTCTCATTTCTGCATTTATTGGATGAGCTATATCTCTGAAATTTCCTTCGCCTACTTTTCTGCTAGGCATTGCTATAAATAGCCCATTATGGCCTTCTATAACTTTTATATCATGCACTACAAACAAATTATCGAAAGTTATTGAAACTATACATTTCATCTTACCTTCTTCTGTTAATTTTCTTACTCTTACGTCAGTTATCTTCATACCAAAATATCCCCCTTTGATTTTGACAGAAATTAATTTATATTAAAATTATTATCGCTGGAATAAATTAATATAAACTGTTTTTTAAATAATTCTATGAACAACTAGGGATATCCTCTTTTTATTTTTACATATTTTTCTAAATATTTTTTTTATTAATCTTCATCTATCTCAAATTCAAATTCTGAATCTTCTTCTTCGTCTAAATCTTCATTTCTATATTCATCTTTAAAAGTCTT from Clostridioides difficile ATCC 9689 = DSM 1296 includes the following:
- the spoVG gene encoding septation regulator SpoVG gives rise to the protein MKITDVRVRKLTEEGKMKCIVSITFDNLFVVHDIKVIEGHNGLFIAMPSRKVGEGNFRDIAHPINAEMRQVLEDAVLQAYHEALVQWEVAAE